One Methylobacterium sp. AMS5 genomic region harbors:
- a CDS encoding glyoxalase superfamily protein — protein MLDIANAKSMARTLRTSLSERRIDLPHSACLELVARQFGFSDWNVLSARLEKPVGPGKAPLTLPKDWYVVGSVSDTTHRLGLDPDRPGAALIESIVARGQGYDLTGLIAVLMQSIGAQDFLGQRLRLTAELKVEDADGATLWMRVDGYERRGLSFDNMMERQTDGPLKGTTDWTRRSIVLDVTEQAASLHYGFFLKGYGRAWVRKVRIETVGKEIPLTTTRLGETRNVNEMPRRPANLDFCER, from the coding sequence ATGCTCGATATAGCGAACGCCAAGTCGATGGCCAGGACGCTACGGACCTCCCTGTCCGAGCGCCGCATCGATCTACCCCACAGTGCCTGCCTCGAACTCGTCGCCCGCCAATTCGGATTTTCGGACTGGAACGTCCTGTCCGCTCGTCTGGAGAAGCCAGTGGGGCCGGGAAAGGCGCCGCTGACGCTGCCGAAGGATTGGTATGTCGTCGGCTCCGTCAGCGACACCACGCACCGCCTCGGCCTCGATCCCGATCGGCCCGGCGCCGCTTTGATCGAGAGCATCGTCGCGCGCGGCCAGGGCTATGATCTGACCGGGCTGATCGCCGTGCTCATGCAGAGCATCGGCGCGCAGGACTTCCTCGGCCAGCGCCTGAGACTGACGGCTGAGCTGAAAGTCGAAGACGCCGATGGTGCCACGTTGTGGATGCGCGTCGATGGATACGAGCGGCGCGGGCTCAGCTTCGACAACATGATGGAGCGGCAGACCGACGGGCCGCTCAAGGGAACGACGGACTGGACGCGCCGCAGCATCGTCCTCGACGTGACGGAACAGGCCGCCAGTCTCCATTACGGGTTCTTCCTCAAGGGCTACGGGCGAGCTTGGGTGCGGAAGGTCCGGATCGAGACGGTCGGGAAGGAGATTCCGCTGACGACGACCCGGCTCGGTGAGACCCGGAACGTGAACGAGATGCCCCGACGTCCGGCCAATCTCGATTTCTGTGAGCGCTGA
- a CDS encoding TIGR00366 family protein, which translates to MDAPAEPRKRTEERAMARLALRFTDWAEKWFPDAFVFVALAVVIVASAALINGAPVQAVSKSFGDGFWTLIPFTMQMVFVTIGGYVVATSAPMQALIDRMALVPKTGRGAIGYVALATMLSSLLSWGLSLIFGGLLARALARRTDLRMDYRAAGAAAYLGLGATWAMGLSSSAAQLQANPKSLPPGLLPITGVIPFSETIFLWQSILIAAILVAMSAIIAFASAPGRETAVTAQDLGVDVSKQEDSVAPPKQPGEWLEHAPVLTILIGLLAAGWLIQEFARQDWMIAISNLNTYNFLFLMAGLVLHWRPRHFLAALSKAVPATAGILIQFPFYAAIAAILTGAKNAAGHSLSDVIAHAFVAMNTQGSFPLAMGVYSALLGFFIPSGGGKWLLEAPYVMQAANELKVHLGWAVQVYNAAEALPNLINPFFMLPLLGILGLKARDIVGFSFLQLIVHLPVVLFLLWALAFTLEYHPPVLPG; encoded by the coding sequence ATGGATGCGCCCGCAGAGCCCCGCAAGCGGACCGAGGAGCGGGCCATGGCCCGCCTCGCACTCCGCTTCACCGATTGGGCGGAGAAGTGGTTTCCCGACGCCTTCGTGTTCGTGGCCCTCGCCGTCGTCATCGTGGCGTCGGCGGCGCTCATCAACGGCGCGCCGGTCCAGGCAGTGTCGAAGAGTTTCGGCGACGGGTTCTGGACCCTGATTCCCTTCACCATGCAGATGGTCTTCGTCACCATCGGCGGCTACGTGGTGGCGACCTCCGCCCCGATGCAGGCCCTGATCGACCGGATGGCGCTGGTGCCCAAGACCGGCCGCGGCGCCATCGGATACGTGGCGCTCGCCACCATGCTCTCCTCGCTCCTGAGCTGGGGGCTGAGCCTGATCTTCGGCGGCCTGCTCGCCCGCGCGCTCGCCCGCCGCACCGACTTGCGGATGGATTACCGCGCGGCGGGCGCCGCTGCCTATCTCGGCCTCGGCGCGACCTGGGCGATGGGCCTGTCCTCGTCTGCGGCGCAGCTTCAGGCCAACCCGAAAAGCCTGCCGCCGGGCCTCTTGCCGATCACCGGCGTGATCCCGTTCAGCGAGACGATCTTCCTGTGGCAGTCGATCCTGATCGCCGCCATCCTCGTGGCGATGTCGGCCATCATCGCGTTCGCCTCCGCGCCGGGCCGTGAGACGGCGGTGACGGCGCAGGATCTCGGCGTCGATGTCTCCAAGCAGGAGGACAGCGTCGCCCCGCCCAAGCAGCCCGGCGAGTGGCTGGAGCACGCTCCCGTCCTGACGATCCTCATCGGCCTGCTGGCGGCGGGCTGGTTGATCCAGGAGTTCGCGCGCCAGGATTGGATGATCGCGATCTCCAACCTCAATACCTACAACTTCCTGTTCCTGATGGCCGGCCTCGTGCTGCACTGGCGGCCCAGGCACTTCCTGGCCGCACTCTCCAAGGCAGTCCCGGCCACCGCCGGCATCCTGATCCAGTTCCCGTTCTACGCCGCCATCGCCGCGATCCTGACGGGCGCCAAGAACGCCGCCGGCCACAGCCTTTCGGACGTCATCGCCCACGCCTTCGTGGCGATGAACACGCAAGGCTCGTTCCCGCTCGCCATGGGCGTCTACTCGGCCCTGCTCGGCTTCTTCATCCCCTCGGGCGGCGGCAAGTGGCTTCTTGAAGCCCCTTACGTGATGCAGGCGGCCAACGAGCTGAAGGTGCATCTCGGCTGGGCGGTGCAGGTCTACAATGCGGCCGAGGCCCTGCCGAACCTCATCAATCCGTTCTTCATGCTGCCGCTGCTCGGCATCCTCGGCCTGAAGGCCCGCGACATCGTCGGCTTCAGCTTCCTCCAGCTCATCGTCCACCTGCCGGTGGTGCTGTTCCTGCTCTGGGCGCTGGCCTTCACGCTGGAATACCACCCGCCGGTCCTGCCGGGGTGA
- a CDS encoding metallophosphoesterase family protein — translation MTAETITYAIGDIHGCADLLDRLLERIEAHASGRARKLVFLGDYIDRGPDSARVIETLRRLQWREPEDVVCLMGNHEEMLLKSLREPGALDHWVYNGGAETLASFDVSGPEELSGEVLDWIEALPTLHEDAQRWYVHAGFRPESAVPDPDPHNRLWIREPFLSEDHDFGRHVVHGHTPQTRGGPDCRRFRTNLDTGAVFGNALTAGVFSDGQGPAVEFLRVPAQA, via the coding sequence ATGACCGCCGAGACGATCACCTACGCCATCGGCGACATCCACGGCTGCGCCGACCTGCTCGACCGCCTGCTCGAACGCATCGAGGCCCATGCGTCGGGGCGAGCCAGGAAGCTCGTCTTCCTCGGCGACTACATCGATCGCGGTCCCGACAGCGCACGGGTGATCGAGACCCTGCGCCGCCTGCAATGGCGCGAGCCGGAGGACGTGGTCTGCCTGATGGGCAACCACGAGGAGATGCTGCTCAAAAGCCTGCGCGAGCCCGGCGCCCTCGACCACTGGGTCTATAACGGCGGGGCCGAGACGCTGGCCTCGTTCGACGTTTCGGGACCCGAGGAGCTGTCCGGCGAGGTGCTCGACTGGATCGAGGCCCTGCCGACCCTGCACGAGGATGCGCAGCGCTGGTACGTCCATGCCGGCTTCCGTCCGGAATCCGCGGTGCCTGACCCCGACCCGCACAACCGGCTCTGGATCCGCGAGCCGTTCCTCTCCGAGGACCACGATTTCGGCCGCCACGTCGTCCACGGCCACACACCGCAGACCCGCGGCGGGCCGGACTGCCGCCGGTTCCGCACCAATCTCGATACCGGGGCGGTCTTCGGCAACGCGCTGACGGCGGGGGTGTTTTCGGACGGGCAGGGGCCGGCGGTGGAATTCCTGCGGGTGCCGGCCCAGGCTTGA